One genomic region from Streptomyces sp. Li-HN-5-11 encodes:
- a CDS encoding STAS domain-containing protein, which translates to MDRGTVGSAQSGRLLVEVRQEGSSAVVTPAGELDHHTADLLRAPLEECLDKGRSRLVVDCSRLEFCDSTGLNVLLGARLKAEAAGGGVHLAGMQPVVARVFEITGADAVFSVHDTLEDALADETG; encoded by the coding sequence ATGGACCGCGGGACGGTCGGCAGCGCACAGTCGGGCCGGCTTCTGGTGGAGGTGCGGCAGGAGGGCTCCAGTGCCGTCGTGACGCCGGCTGGTGAGCTCGATCACCATACGGCGGACCTGCTGCGCGCGCCGCTCGAGGAATGCCTCGACAAGGGCCGCTCGCGGCTGGTCGTGGACTGCTCACGCCTGGAGTTCTGCGACTCCACGGGGTTGAACGTGCTGCTGGGCGCACGGCTGAAGGCGGAGGCGGCCGGGGGCGGTGTGCATCTGGCCGGAATGCAGCCAGTGGTGGCGCGGGTGTTCGAAATCACCGGAGCGGACGCGGTCTTCAGCGTGCACGACACGCTCGAGGACGCGCTGGCCGACGAGACCGGCTGA
- a CDS encoding formimidoylglutamate deiminase yields the protein MTPTERTRTYWLEQAWLGTHVEPGVALDVHGGRVAAVRTDVPAPPPGAEPLRGLTIPGLANAHSHAFHRALRGTVQVGSGTFWTWREVMYATADRLTPQTYHALARAVYAEMALAGITAVGEFHYVHHAPGGTPYADPNAMGEALVEAAAEAGIRITLLDTCYLSSGFGQPPDTHQRRFSDGTAEAWAERCSLLKERDHARIGAAVHSVRAVPARELATVARWAEERRAPLHVHLSEQTAENDACRAAHGCTPARLLADHGVLGPRTTGVHNTHLTDEDIALLGGSRTGTCMCPTTERDLADGIGPAVALQRAGSPLSLGSDSHAVVDLLEEARAMELNERLRTRARGHWTAAALLRAATADGHAALGWDDAGTLEPGALADFTTIALDSVRTAGTLPRLGAETAVFAATGADVRHTVVGGRHVVRDGVHALVPDVPSALADAAEALRG from the coding sequence GTGACCCCCACCGAGCGGACGCGGACGTACTGGCTCGAGCAGGCCTGGCTCGGCACCCATGTCGAGCCGGGCGTGGCGCTCGACGTGCACGGCGGACGCGTCGCGGCCGTCCGCACCGATGTGCCCGCCCCGCCGCCGGGGGCGGAGCCGCTGCGGGGCCTGACGATCCCCGGCCTCGCCAACGCCCACAGCCACGCCTTCCACCGGGCCCTGCGCGGCACCGTCCAGGTCGGCTCCGGGACCTTCTGGACCTGGCGCGAGGTCATGTACGCCACCGCGGACCGGCTCACCCCGCAGACGTACCACGCGCTCGCCCGCGCCGTGTACGCCGAGATGGCGCTGGCCGGGATCACTGCCGTCGGCGAGTTCCACTACGTCCACCACGCTCCCGGCGGCACCCCGTACGCCGACCCGAACGCGATGGGCGAGGCCCTGGTCGAGGCCGCCGCCGAGGCCGGCATCCGCATCACCCTCCTCGACACCTGTTACCTGTCCTCCGGCTTCGGGCAGCCGCCCGACACCCACCAGCGCCGCTTCTCCGACGGGACGGCCGAGGCCTGGGCCGAACGCTGTTCACTTCTCAAGGAACGGGATCACGCGCGGATCGGTGCCGCCGTCCACTCCGTGCGGGCCGTGCCCGCACGGGAGCTCGCCACGGTGGCGCGGTGGGCCGAGGAGCGGCGGGCCCCGCTCCATGTGCACCTGTCGGAGCAGACAGCGGAGAACGACGCCTGCCGGGCGGCCCACGGCTGTACACCGGCCCGGCTGCTGGCCGACCACGGCGTCCTCGGCCCGCGCACGACCGGCGTGCACAACACCCACCTCACCGACGAGGACATCGCCCTGCTCGGCGGCTCCCGGACCGGCACCTGCATGTGCCCGACCACCGAACGGGACCTGGCGGACGGCATCGGACCCGCCGTCGCCCTCCAGCGCGCCGGCTCCCCGCTGTCCCTCGGCTCCGACAGCCACGCCGTCGTCGACCTGCTCGAGGAGGCCCGCGCGATGGAACTGAACGAACGGCTGCGCACCCGAGCCCGAGGGCACTGGACGGCCGCCGCGCTGCTGCGGGCCGCCACCGCCGACGGTCACGCGGCCCTCGGCTGGGACGACGCGGGAACCCTGGAGCCCGGCGCCCTCGCCGACTTCACGACGATCGCTCTCGACTCGGTCAGGACAGCGGGCACGCTGCCGCGACTCGGCGCGGAGACCGCCGTATTCGCCGCCACCGGGGCGGACGTGCGCCATACGGTCGTGGGCGGCCGTCACGTCGTACGGGACGGCGTCCACGCCCTCGTACCGGATGTGCCGTCAGCGCTGGCGGACGCCGCCGAAGCCCTGCGCGGCTGA
- a CDS encoding RNA polymerase sigma factor SigF, with the protein MEDIMSPRLDASHTQRATSTPPPDHLDPIELPVRDTERPDEGGTDGVLAGLPDIPPYDEVAPDDARALSKTLFERLESLEEGTHEYSYVRNTLVELNLALVKFAASRFRSRSEPMEDIIQVGTIGLIKAIDRFELSRGVEFPTFAMPTIVGEIKRFFRDTSWSVRVPRRLQELRLDLAKAGDELAQRLDRAPTVAELAEHLGLTRDEVVEGMAASNAYTASSLDAQPEEDDSEGALADRIGYEDHGLEGIEYIESLKPLIAELPSRDRKILSLRFVANMTQSEIGEELGISQMHVSRLLTRTLVRLRKGLTLDE; encoded by the coding sequence ATGGAGGACATCATGTCACCCCGGCTCGACGCATCGCATACCCAGAGGGCGACGTCGACTCCCCCACCGGACCACCTGGATCCCATCGAGCTTCCCGTACGCGACACCGAGCGGCCCGACGAGGGCGGCACGGACGGCGTACTGGCCGGACTTCCGGACATCCCCCCGTACGACGAAGTCGCCCCGGACGACGCCAGGGCCCTGTCGAAGACGCTCTTCGAGCGGCTGGAGTCCCTCGAGGAAGGCACCCACGAGTACTCCTACGTCCGCAACACGCTCGTCGAGCTCAACCTGGCCCTGGTCAAGTTCGCGGCCTCCCGCTTCCGCTCCCGCAGTGAGCCGATGGAGGACATCATCCAGGTCGGCACCATCGGCCTGATCAAGGCGATCGACCGCTTCGAACTCTCCCGTGGCGTGGAGTTCCCCACGTTCGCGATGCCAACCATCGTCGGCGAGATCAAGCGTTTCTTCCGCGATACCTCGTGGTCCGTGCGCGTGCCGCGCCGGCTGCAGGAGCTGCGGCTCGACCTCGCCAAGGCAGGTGACGAACTGGCCCAGCGGCTCGACCGCGCCCCCACCGTGGCGGAGCTGGCGGAGCACCTCGGCCTGACCAGGGACGAGGTGGTCGAGGGCATGGCGGCGTCGAACGCGTACACCGCCTCCTCCCTGGACGCCCAGCCCGAGGAGGACGACTCCGAGGGAGCACTGGCGGACCGCATCGGCTACGAGGACCACGGGCTCGAAGGCATCGAGTACATCGAGTCGTTGAAGCCGCTGATCGCCGAACTGCCGTCCCGGGACCGGAAGATCCTGTCCCTGCGGTTCGTCGCCAACATGACCCAGTCGGAGATCGGCGAGGAGCTCGGCATCTCGCAGATGCACGTCTCGCGGCTGCTGACGCGGACGCTGGTGCGGCTGCGCAAGGGGCTGACCCTCGACGAGTGA
- a CDS encoding ATP-binding protein, producing MSTTRPYSPGDRGPEPSGASGASEGGAPAAGASAGGATAVPAASPGGRQVRRLSFDGESGVVPLARDFTRQALYAWGWLPAATADQRAAAEDVLLVVSELVTNACLHAEGPDQLEITCDKKVIHIEVSDRGTGQPAPRTPHRAGRPGGHGMFIVQRLCLDWGVVRTPGVAGKKVWAELGAPA from the coding sequence ATGAGCACCACCCGGCCTTACTCGCCGGGCGACCGCGGCCCGGAGCCCAGCGGCGCTTCCGGGGCGTCCGAGGGGGGCGCACCAGCGGCTGGAGCATCCGCAGGGGGTGCGACGGCCGTGCCTGCGGCCTCGCCGGGGGGTCGTCAGGTACGCAGACTGAGCTTCGACGGCGAGAGCGGCGTCGTGCCGCTCGCCCGCGACTTCACCCGCCAGGCGCTGTACGCGTGGGGCTGGCTGCCCGCCGCGACCGCCGACCAGCGGGCCGCCGCCGAGGACGTGCTCCTCGTCGTCTCCGAACTGGTCACCAACGCCTGTCTGCACGCCGAGGGCCCGGACCAGCTCGAGATCACCTGCGACAAGAAGGTGATCCACATCGAGGTCTCGGACCGCGGCACCGGCCAGCCCGCCCCGCGCACCCCGCACCGGGCCGGACGGCCCGGTGGTCACGGCATGTTCATCGTGCAGCGGCTGTGCCTGGACTGGGGCGTCGTGCGCACGCCGGGCGTCGCCGGCAAGAAGGTGTGGGCGGAGCTGGGGGCGCCGGCGTAG
- a CDS encoding allantoate amidohydrolase, whose translation MWRELGPMGRHAESGGYRRFAWTGADAECRAWFEEQAVARGLTYEVDRNGNQWAWLGDPAAGDAVVTGSHLDSVPDGGAFDGPLGVVSSFAALDELRGRDARCTRPLAVVNFGDEEGARFGLACVGSRLTAGQLTAEQARRLTDQAGVTLPEAMAAAGHDPDAIGPDPERLARIGAFVELHVEQGRALDLTGDAVGVAGAIWPHGRWRFDFRGEANHAGTTRLADRRDPMLSYAETVLAARREAELAGAVATFGKIAVEPNGVNAIPSLVRGWLDSRAADQQTLDTVVTGIERAAREYAEVHGVDLDVVRESFTPVVEFDHALRDELARILGRDTGLTVPVLGTGAGHDAGILSASIPTAMLFVRNPTGVSHSPAEFAAEDDCVAGVRALADVLEGLACT comes from the coding sequence ATGTGGCGGGAGCTCGGTCCCATGGGGCGGCATGCCGAGTCCGGCGGCTATCGCCGCTTCGCCTGGACCGGCGCCGATGCCGAGTGCCGCGCCTGGTTCGAGGAGCAGGCCGTGGCACGCGGGCTCACCTACGAGGTCGACCGGAACGGCAACCAGTGGGCCTGGCTCGGGGATCCCGCCGCCGGGGACGCCGTGGTCACGGGCTCGCACCTCGACTCCGTGCCCGACGGCGGGGCCTTCGACGGGCCTCTGGGTGTCGTGTCCTCCTTCGCCGCCCTGGACGAACTGCGCGGCAGGGACGCGCGGTGCACCAGGCCGCTCGCCGTCGTGAACTTCGGTGACGAGGAGGGCGCGCGGTTCGGGCTCGCCTGCGTCGGGTCGCGGCTGACCGCCGGACAGCTCACCGCCGAGCAGGCGCGGCGGCTGACCGACCAGGCCGGGGTCACCCTGCCGGAGGCCATGGCGGCCGCCGGACACGACCCCGACGCCATCGGGCCCGACCCGGAGCGGCTCGCCCGGATCGGTGCCTTCGTCGAGTTGCACGTCGAGCAGGGGCGCGCCCTGGACCTCACCGGGGACGCCGTGGGCGTCGCCGGCGCCATCTGGCCGCACGGGCGGTGGCGGTTCGACTTCCGCGGCGAGGCCAACCACGCCGGCACGACCCGGCTCGCCGACCGGCGGGACCCGATGCTGTCGTACGCCGAGACCGTGCTCGCCGCCCGGCGCGAGGCCGAACTCGCCGGTGCCGTGGCGACCTTCGGGAAGATCGCCGTCGAGCCGAACGGCGTCAACGCGATCCCCTCCCTGGTGCGCGGCTGGCTCGACTCCCGCGCCGCCGACCAGCAGACCCTCGACACCGTGGTCACCGGCATCGAGAGGGCGGCCCGCGAGTACGCCGAGGTCCACGGCGTCGATCTCGACGTGGTCCGCGAGTCCTTCACCCCCGTCGTGGAGTTCGACCACGCCCTGCGTGACGAACTCGCCCGCATCCTGGGGAGGGACACCGGCCTCACCGTCCCCGTCCTCGGCACGGGTGCCGGACACGACGCCGGGATCCTGTCCGCGAGCATCCCGACCGCCATGCTGTTCGTGCGCAACCCCACCGGCGTCTCGCACTCCCCGGCCGAGTTCGCGGCGGAGGACGACTGTGTGGCGGGGGTGCGCGCACTCGCCGACGTACTGGAAGGACTGGCCTGCACGTGA
- the hutI gene encoding imidazolonepropionase has protein sequence MSSTAITNIATLVTNDPSLDESPLGLIRDAAVVIDGDRVVWTGDSRKAPATDNRVDAGGRAVIPGFVDSHSHLVFAGDRTEEFNARMSGRPYSAGGIRTTVAATRAATDEELEANLTRYLAEALRQGTTTFETKSGYGLTTVDESRALRIAARHTDEVTYLGAHIVSPDYAEDPAAYVALVTGEMLDACAPHARWIDVFCEKGAFDGDQARAILTAGRARGLHPRIHANQLSHGPGVQLAVELDAASADHCTHLTDADVDALANSGTVATLLPGAEFSTRAEWPDARRLLDAGVTVALSTDCNPGSSFTSSLPFCLALAVRDMGMTPDEAVWSATAGGAAALRRDDIGRLVPGARADLVVLDAPSHVHLAYRPGVPLVTQVWRRGVREV, from the coding sequence ATGAGCAGCACCGCCATCACCAACATCGCCACGCTGGTCACCAACGATCCCTCCCTCGACGAGTCCCCACTCGGCCTGATCCGGGACGCGGCAGTCGTCATCGACGGCGACCGGGTCGTGTGGACCGGTGACTCCAGGAAAGCACCCGCCACTGACAACCGGGTCGACGCCGGCGGCCGGGCGGTGATCCCGGGCTTCGTCGACTCCCACTCCCACCTCGTCTTCGCGGGCGACCGCACCGAGGAGTTCAACGCCCGCATGTCCGGCCGGCCCTACAGCGCGGGCGGCATCCGCACCACCGTCGCCGCCACCCGTGCCGCGACCGACGAGGAACTGGAGGCCAACCTCACCCGTTACCTCGCCGAGGCGCTCCGCCAGGGCACGACGACGTTCGAGACGAAGTCCGGCTACGGCCTCACGACCGTCGACGAGTCCCGCGCCCTGCGCATCGCCGCCCGCCACACCGACGAGGTCACCTACCTCGGCGCCCACATCGTCTCCCCCGACTACGCCGAGGACCCGGCGGCCTACGTGGCCCTCGTCACCGGCGAGATGCTCGACGCCTGCGCGCCGCACGCCCGGTGGATCGACGTCTTCTGCGAGAAGGGCGCCTTCGACGGCGACCAGGCCCGGGCGATCCTCACCGCGGGCCGGGCCAGGGGCCTGCACCCGCGCATCCACGCCAACCAGCTCTCCCACGGCCCCGGCGTCCAGCTGGCCGTCGAGCTCGACGCGGCCAGTGCCGACCACTGCACCCACCTGACGGACGCGGACGTGGACGCGCTCGCGAACAGCGGCACGGTCGCCACGCTCCTGCCCGGCGCCGAGTTCTCCACCCGGGCCGAGTGGCCGGACGCCCGCCGGCTCCTGGACGCCGGTGTCACGGTCGCCCTGTCCACCGACTGCAACCCGGGCTCGTCCTTCACGTCCTCGCTGCCCTTCTGCCTCGCCCTCGCGGTACGGGACATGGGCATGACGCCGGACGAGGCGGTCTGGTCGGCGACGGCCGGGGGCGCGGCGGCCCTGCGCCGCGACGACATCGGCCGCCTCGTGCCCGGAGCCCGCGCCGACCTGGTCGTCCTGGACGCCCCCAGCCACGTCCACCTGGCCTACCGCCCGGGCGTGCCGCTGGTGACCCAGGTCTGGCGGCGCGGCGTACGAGAGGTCTGA